From Caballeronia insecticola, a single genomic window includes:
- the gcvP gene encoding aminomethyl-transferring glycine dehydrogenase has protein sequence MKLEHPDRLMNRTSLSLAALECHDAFAQRHIGPDDADQRAMLDALGFASRAAFIDAVIPESIRRKETLPLGAFTQPKSEAEALASLRKLADENLVFRTYIGQGYYGTHTPAVILRNVLENPAWYTAYTPYQPEISQGRLEALLNFQQMVMDLTGLAMANASLLDEATAAAEAMTLLQRVGKPKSNVFYVADDVLPQTIEVVKTRAKPAGIDVKVGPAADAASANAFGVLLQYPGASGDVRDYRALADAIHAAGGHVVAAADLLALTLITPPGEWGADVAIGNTQRFGVPVGFGGPHAAYMAVRDEFKRQMPGRLVGVTVDAQGNSALRLALQTREQHIRREKATSNVCTAQALLAIMASMYAVYHGPEGLKTIAQRVNRVASIFAAGIRKLGYAIANDTFFDTVTIDSGANTNALHQAAYAAHVNLRHVNASQVGVSLDETTTRDDLLKLFALFAEVAGKTETFDIDALDAASADSIPDALKRTSDYLTHPVFNRHHSEHEMLRYLRSLADKDLALDRTMIPLGSCTMKLNATSEMLPVTWPEFAQIHPFAPAEQTVGYRTMIDQLEQMLVACTGYAAVSLQPNAGSQGEYAGLLIIHAYHESRGEGHRNVCLIPASAHGTNPASAQMAGMQVVVVACDANGNVDIDDLKAKAEKHSANLAAIMITYPSTHGVFERNVREICDIVHAHGGQVYVDGANMNAMVGLCAPGQFGGDVSHLNLHKTFCIPHGGGGPGVGPVAVGAHLAKFLPNQTSTGYKRDEAGIGAVSSAPYGSAAILPISWMYIAMMGAQGLTAATESAILAANYVAKRLAPHYPVLYSGAGGLVAHECILDVRPIKESSGISVEDVAKRLIDYGFHAPTMSFPVPGTLMVEPTESESKEELDRFIDAMIAIRNEIRAVEEGSADREDNVLKHAPHTAAVVTSDAWAHKYTREAAAYPVKSLIARKYWSPVGRADNAYGDRNLMCSCVPVSEYTDE, from the coding sequence ATGAAGCTCGAACACCCGGATCGCCTGATGAACCGCACCTCCCTGTCACTCGCCGCGCTCGAATGCCACGATGCGTTCGCGCAACGGCACATCGGCCCCGATGACGCGGACCAGCGCGCAATGCTCGATGCGCTCGGCTTCGCATCGCGCGCGGCTTTCATCGACGCGGTGATTCCTGAATCGATCCGCCGCAAGGAGACGCTGCCGCTCGGCGCGTTCACGCAGCCGAAAAGCGAGGCGGAAGCGCTCGCGTCGTTGCGTAAGCTGGCGGACGAGAATCTGGTGTTTCGGACTTACATCGGTCAGGGTTACTACGGCACGCACACGCCGGCGGTGATCCTGCGCAACGTGCTCGAAAATCCGGCGTGGTACACGGCCTACACGCCGTATCAGCCGGAGATTTCGCAGGGGCGTCTCGAAGCGCTGCTGAACTTCCAGCAGATGGTGATGGACCTGACGGGCCTTGCGATGGCGAACGCCTCGCTGCTCGACGAAGCCACCGCCGCTGCGGAAGCGATGACGCTGCTGCAGCGCGTCGGCAAGCCGAAATCGAACGTGTTCTATGTTGCGGACGACGTGCTGCCGCAAACCATCGAAGTGGTGAAGACGCGCGCGAAACCCGCGGGCATCGACGTGAAGGTCGGCCCCGCTGCCGATGCCGCCAGCGCGAATGCGTTCGGCGTGCTGCTGCAATATCCCGGCGCGAGCGGCGATGTGCGCGACTATCGCGCGCTCGCGGATGCCATTCACGCTGCGGGCGGCCATGTGGTCGCGGCGGCGGACTTGCTGGCGCTCACGCTCATCACGCCGCCGGGCGAATGGGGCGCGGATGTCGCAATCGGCAACACGCAGCGCTTCGGCGTGCCGGTCGGCTTCGGCGGCCCGCATGCGGCCTATATGGCCGTGCGCGACGAATTCAAGCGCCAGATGCCGGGGCGACTCGTCGGCGTGACCGTCGATGCGCAGGGCAATTCCGCGCTGCGTCTCGCGCTGCAAACGCGCGAACAGCACATTCGCCGCGAGAAGGCGACATCGAACGTCTGCACGGCGCAGGCGCTGCTCGCGATCATGGCGAGCATGTATGCGGTTTATCACGGCCCTGAGGGCCTGAAGACAATCGCGCAGCGCGTGAACCGCGTCGCGTCGATCTTCGCGGCGGGCATCCGCAAGCTCGGCTATGCCATCGCCAACGACACGTTCTTCGACACCGTCACGATCGACAGCGGCGCGAACACCAACGCGCTGCATCAGGCCGCCTACGCCGCGCACGTCAATCTGCGCCACGTGAATGCAAGCCAGGTCGGCGTGTCGCTCGACGAAACCACCACGCGCGACGATCTCCTGAAGCTCTTCGCGCTGTTCGCGGAAGTCGCGGGCAAGACCGAGACGTTCGACATCGACGCGCTCGATGCGGCCTCGGCCGATTCGATTCCGGACGCGCTCAAGCGCACGAGCGATTACCTGACGCATCCGGTCTTCAATCGCCATCATTCCGAGCACGAAATGCTGCGCTATCTGCGCAGTCTCGCCGACAAGGATCTCGCGCTCGACCGCACGATGATCCCGCTCGGCTCCTGCACGATGAAGCTCAACGCGACGTCCGAAATGCTGCCGGTGACGTGGCCCGAGTTCGCGCAGATTCACCCGTTCGCGCCCGCCGAGCAGACAGTCGGTTATCGCACGATGATCGATCAACTCGAACAGATGCTCGTCGCGTGTACGGGTTACGCGGCGGTGTCGCTGCAGCCGAACGCCGGTTCGCAGGGCGAGTACGCGGGCCTGCTCATCATCCACGCGTATCACGAATCGCGCGGCGAAGGGCATCGCAACGTGTGTCTGATTCCGGCGTCCGCGCACGGCACGAATCCGGCGTCGGCGCAGATGGCGGGCATGCAGGTGGTCGTAGTCGCCTGCGATGCGAACGGCAATGTCGATATCGACGACCTGAAGGCGAAGGCCGAGAAGCACTCCGCGAATCTCGCGGCGATCATGATCACGTATCCGTCGACGCACGGCGTGTTCGAGCGCAATGTCCGCGAGATTTGCGACATCGTGCATGCGCACGGCGGCCAGGTGTATGTCGATGGCGCCAACATGAACGCGATGGTCGGCCTCTGTGCGCCCGGCCAGTTCGGCGGCGACGTGTCGCACCTGAATCTGCACAAGACGTTCTGCATTCCGCACGGCGGCGGCGGACCGGGCGTCGGGCCGGTTGCGGTCGGCGCGCATCTGGCGAAGTTCCTGCCCAATCAGACATCGACCGGCTACAAGCGCGATGAGGCGGGCATCGGCGCGGTGTCGTCGGCGCCGTATGGCTCGGCTGCGATCCTGCCGATCTCGTGGATGTATATCGCGATGATGGGCGCGCAAGGCCTCACCGCCGCCACCGAAAGCGCGATTCTCGCGGCGAACTATGTCGCGAAGCGACTCGCGCCGCACTATCCGGTGCTGTACAGCGGCGCGGGCGGACTGGTCGCGCACGAATGCATTCTCGACGTGCGGCCGATCAAGGAATCGAGCGGCATTTCGGTGGAAGACGTCGCCAAGCGTTTGATCGATTACGGCTTCCACGCGCCGACCATGAGCTTCCCCGTGCCCGGCACGCTGATGGTGGAGCCGACGGAATCGGAATCGAAGGAAGAACTCGACCGCTTCATCGACGCGATGATCGCCATTCGCAACGAGATTCGCGCAGTCGAAGAAGGCAGCGCGGACCGCGAAGACAACGTGCTGAAGCACGCGCCGCATACGGCAGCGGTTGTCACGTCGGATGCGTGGGCGCACAAGTACACGCGTGAAGCGGCGGCGTATCCTGTGAAGTCGCTGATCGCGCGAAAGTACTGGTCGCCGGTCGGCCGCGCGGACAACGCGTATGGCGACCGCAACCTGATGTGCTCGTGCGTGCCGGTTTCGGAATATACGGACGAGTAA
- the gcvH gene encoding glycine cleavage system protein GcvH: protein MSIPAELKYTESHEWVRTESDGTLSVGITDHAQEALGDIVFVELPAAGKTVTAGDAIAVIESVKAASDIYAPVSGEIVASNDALTSAPDQVNGAPYESWLFKIKPSSNDGLDKLLDAEGYGKSIGE from the coding sequence ATGAGCATCCCGGCCGAACTGAAATACACCGAATCGCACGAATGGGTCCGCACCGAATCCGACGGCACGCTGTCCGTCGGCATTACCGATCACGCGCAGGAAGCGCTCGGTGACATCGTCTTCGTCGAATTGCCCGCGGCGGGCAAGACGGTCACGGCGGGCGACGCCATCGCGGTCATCGAATCGGTGAAGGCGGCCTCCGACATTTACGCGCCGGTTTCGGGCGAGATCGTCGCATCGAACGATGCGCTGACGTCGGCGCCCGATCAGGTGAACGGCGCGCCCTACGAAAGCTGGCTCTTCAAGATCAAGCCGTCGAGCAACGACGGTCTCGACAAGTTGCTCGACGCCGAAGGTTACGGCAAGTCGATCGGCGAATAA
- the gcvT gene encoding glycine cleavage system aminomethyltransferase GcvT, with the protein MTSLQHTPLHAAHLALNARMVDFGGWDMPVNYGSQIDEHRAVRTDAGMFDVSHMRVVDFEGEAVREFFRHAIANNIDKLTTPGKALYSCLLNGDGGVIDDLIVYYFSETSFRVVVNAGTAEKDIAWFGQLNAQGEFNLSITPRRDLAIVAVQGPNAREKTWQVLPETRAQTQDIKPFNAVVFPSTAFGEVMLARTGYTGEDGFEIVVPATHVEALWNALAAAGVKPAGLGARDTLRLEAGMNLYGQDMDEAVSPLDAGLAWTVDLKSERAFVGRSALEANGSKANFVGLVLIKENGRAGGVLRAHQKVVTQHGEGEITSGTFSPSMQESIAFARVPSAVAAGDTVQVVIRDKQVPARVVKLPFVRNGRVLVELS; encoded by the coding sequence ATGACTTCTCTTCAACACACGCCCTTGCATGCCGCTCACCTCGCGCTCAACGCGCGCATGGTCGATTTCGGTGGCTGGGACATGCCCGTCAACTACGGTTCGCAGATCGACGAACACCGCGCCGTGCGCACCGACGCCGGCATGTTCGACGTATCGCACATGCGTGTCGTCGATTTCGAAGGCGAAGCCGTCCGCGAATTCTTCCGCCACGCGATCGCCAATAACATCGACAAGCTCACCACACCGGGCAAGGCGCTCTACTCGTGCCTGCTGAACGGCGATGGCGGCGTGATCGACGATTTGATCGTCTATTACTTCTCCGAGACGAGTTTCCGCGTGGTCGTGAACGCGGGCACGGCGGAGAAGGACATCGCCTGGTTCGGGCAGCTCAATGCCCAGGGCGAATTCAATCTTTCCATCACGCCGCGCCGCGATCTCGCGATCGTCGCGGTGCAAGGGCCGAACGCGCGCGAAAAAACCTGGCAAGTGCTGCCGGAGACGCGCGCGCAGACTCAGGACATCAAGCCGTTCAATGCAGTCGTTTTCCCGTCGACGGCGTTTGGCGAAGTCATGCTCGCGCGCACCGGCTACACCGGCGAAGACGGCTTCGAGATCGTCGTGCCGGCAACGCACGTCGAGGCGCTGTGGAACGCGCTCGCCGCCGCCGGCGTGAAGCCCGCCGGACTCGGCGCGCGCGACACGCTGCGCCTGGAAGCCGGCATGAATCTATACGGACAGGACATGGACGAAGCCGTGTCGCCGCTCGACGCGGGCCTCGCATGGACCGTCGATCTCAAATCGGAGCGCGCTTTCGTCGGACGCAGCGCGCTCGAGGCGAACGGCTCGAAGGCGAACTTCGTCGGCCTCGTGCTGATTAAGGAGAACGGCCGTGCGGGCGGCGTGCTGCGCGCGCATCAGAAAGTCGTTACGCAACACGGTGAGGGCGAGATCACGAGCGGCACGTTTTCGCCGTCGATGCAGGAGTCGATCGCGTTTGCGCGCGTGCCGAGTGCTGTTGCCGCGGGCGACACGGTGCAGGTCGTCATCCGCGACAAGCAAGTTCCCGCGCGCGTGGTAAAACTTCCGTTCGTGCGCAACGGCCGTGTGCTCGTGGAGCTTTCCTGA
- a CDS encoding oxidoreductase, with amino-acid sequence MSSALKVGVMGYGLAGATFHAPVIEHCGRAEVTAIATSQAERAQADYPNARIVADFDALLAVDGLECVVVATPNDTHFDLAQRALSAGKHVVVDKPVTLSSRDARTLADLARQKGLLFAPFHNRRWDGDFMTVRALIESGRLGRITHYESHFDRFRPKVPQRWREEEARGGGLLFDLGPHLIDQALTLFGAPQTVTAFVKAHRDHAHAPDYVHLVLGYGDKEVILHASALAALEPPRFAIHGTRGSYVKNGLDTQEDQLRAGMRPGNPEFGKNPAGLLREVDGDLDLRHEFATKDGAYIEFYSALAASIQDGKPFPVTPQDAVDTMTIIELAIQSDREGRRVEFARLR; translated from the coding sequence ATGAGTTCAGCACTGAAAGTCGGCGTGATGGGCTACGGCCTCGCCGGCGCGACGTTTCACGCGCCCGTCATCGAACATTGCGGCCGCGCGGAAGTGACCGCCATCGCGACGAGCCAGGCCGAGCGCGCGCAGGCCGACTATCCGAACGCGCGGATCGTCGCGGACTTCGATGCGCTGCTCGCCGTCGATGGCCTCGAATGCGTCGTCGTCGCAACGCCTAACGACACGCACTTCGATCTCGCGCAGCGCGCGCTGTCGGCGGGCAAGCATGTGGTCGTCGACAAGCCGGTGACGCTGTCGTCGCGCGACGCCCGCACGCTCGCCGATCTCGCGCGGCAAAAAGGCCTGCTGTTCGCGCCGTTCCACAACCGCCGCTGGGACGGCGATTTCATGACGGTGCGCGCGTTGATCGAGAGCGGACGGCTCGGGCGCATCACGCATTACGAATCGCATTTCGACCGCTTTCGCCCGAAAGTGCCGCAGCGCTGGCGCGAGGAAGAGGCGCGCGGCGGCGGCCTGCTGTTCGATCTGGGGCCGCATCTGATCGATCAGGCGCTGACGCTGTTCGGCGCGCCGCAAACGGTGACGGCGTTCGTCAAGGCGCATCGCGACCATGCGCACGCGCCGGATTACGTGCATCTCGTGCTCGGCTACGGCGACAAGGAAGTGATCCTGCACGCAAGCGCGCTCGCCGCGCTCGAACCGCCGCGTTTCGCGATCCACGGCACGCGCGGCAGCTACGTGAAAAACGGGCTCGACACGCAGGAAGATCAGTTGCGCGCGGGCATGCGGCCGGGCAATCCGGAGTTCGGCAAGAATCCGGCGGGCTTGCTGCGCGAAGTCGATGGCGACCTCGATCTGCGTCACGAATTCGCGACGAAAGACGGCGCGTATATCGAGTTTTACAGCGCGCTCGCGGCGTCGATTCAAGACGGCAAGCCGTTTCCGGTCACGCCGCAGGACGCCGTGGACACGATGACGATCATCGAACTGGCGATTCAGAGTGATCGGGAAGGGCGGCGCGTGGAGTTCGCCCGATTGCGCTGA
- a CDS encoding UvrD-helicase domain-containing protein: MSAGLNAAQSEAVRYLDGPCLVLAGAGSGKTRVITQKIAHLIEGRGFEPKHIAALTFTNKAALEMRERTAKLLEGKTLTTPGKEGRKIPVNQLTICTFHSLGVQIMRQEAEHVGLKPQFSIMDADDCFGMVQEQLGTTDKGLIRKVQSTISLWKNAMVSPDQAAVLANNEDEHQAAIVYRSYAATLHAYQALDFDDLILRPAQLFAQNEQVRDKWQNRLRYLLIDEYQDTNTCQYELLKQLAGPRAAFTAVGDDDQAIYGWRGATIENLAQLGKDFPKLHVVKLEQNYRSTVRILTAANNVIANNPKLFEKKLWSEHGMGDTITVTGCNDEEHEAESVVFRLSAHKFERRAAFRDYAILYRGNFQARIFEQVLRRERIPYVLSGGQSFFDRAEIKDIIAYLRLIANPDDDPAFIRAITTPRRGVGNTTLEALGAFAGAAKVSLFEAVFMGGIEARLSARQVEPLRTFCEWMRRLGDRAARDPATEVLDDMMEAIHYEAYLYDAHDERQAQSKWQNVLEFLEWLKRKGTKPAPSVDAEQTGYDTADGFGDEGKNLLGLIQTVALMSMLEGKDEDPDAVRLSTVHASKGLEYPHVFLVGVEEGIMPHRGGSDDDAPIDGARIEEERRLMYVAITRAQRSLHLNWCKKRKRARETVVCEPSRFIPEMLLDDAPPPTPEEAPLSPKDRMAMLKAMLQKT, encoded by the coding sequence ATGTCCGCAGGTCTGAACGCCGCGCAAAGCGAAGCCGTGCGCTATCTCGATGGTCCCTGTCTCGTGCTCGCCGGCGCGGGCAGCGGCAAGACGCGCGTCATCACGCAGAAGATTGCGCATCTGATCGAAGGACGCGGCTTCGAGCCGAAGCACATCGCCGCCCTCACTTTCACGAACAAGGCCGCGCTCGAAATGCGCGAGCGCACCGCGAAACTCCTCGAAGGCAAGACGCTGACGACGCCCGGCAAGGAAGGCCGCAAGATTCCGGTCAATCAATTGACGATCTGCACCTTTCACTCGCTCGGCGTGCAGATCATGCGGCAGGAAGCGGAGCACGTCGGGCTGAAGCCGCAGTTTTCCATCATGGATGCGGACGACTGCTTCGGCATGGTTCAGGAGCAGCTCGGCACGACCGACAAGGGCCTGATCCGCAAGGTGCAATCGACGATCTCGCTGTGGAAGAACGCGATGGTCTCGCCCGATCAGGCCGCCGTGCTCGCGAACAACGAGGACGAGCATCAGGCGGCGATCGTCTACCGGAGCTACGCGGCGACGCTGCACGCGTATCAGGCGCTCGACTTCGACGACCTGATCCTGCGTCCCGCGCAACTCTTCGCGCAAAACGAGCAAGTGCGCGACAAATGGCAGAACCGGCTGCGCTATCTGCTGATCGACGAATATCAGGACACGAACACCTGCCAGTACGAACTGCTGAAGCAACTCGCGGGTCCGCGCGCGGCGTTCACGGCCGTCGGCGACGACGATCAGGCGATCTACGGCTGGCGCGGCGCCACGATCGAAAATCTCGCGCAGCTTGGCAAGGATTTCCCGAAGCTGCATGTCGTCAAGCTGGAGCAGAACTATCGCTCGACGGTGCGCATTCTGACGGCGGCGAACAACGTCATCGCGAACAATCCGAAGCTTTTCGAGAAGAAGCTGTGGTCCGAGCACGGCATGGGCGACACGATCACCGTCACGGGCTGCAACGACGAAGAACACGAAGCGGAATCGGTGGTGTTCCGGCTATCGGCGCACAAGTTCGAGCGGCGCGCGGCGTTTCGCGATTACGCCATTCTGTATCGCGGCAACTTTCAGGCGCGCATCTTCGAACAGGTCTTGCGGCGCGAGCGCATTCCTTACGTGCTGTCGGGCGGGCAATCGTTCTTCGACCGCGCGGAGATCAAGGACATCATCGCGTATCTGCGGCTGATCGCGAATCCCGACGACGATCCCGCGTTCATCCGCGCGATCACGACGCCACGGCGCGGCGTCGGCAATACGACGCTCGAAGCACTCGGCGCGTTCGCGGGCGCGGCGAAGGTGTCGCTGTTCGAGGCGGTGTTCATGGGCGGCATCGAGGCGCGCCTGTCCGCGCGGCAAGTGGAGCCGCTGCGCACGTTCTGCGAATGGATGCGGCGTCTGGGCGATCGTGCGGCGCGCGATCCCGCGACCGAAGTCCTCGACGACATGATGGAGGCCATCCACTACGAGGCGTATCTCTACGACGCGCACGACGAACGTCAGGCGCAGTCGAAGTGGCAGAACGTGCTCGAATTTCTCGAATGGCTCAAGCGCAAGGGCACGAAGCCCGCGCCATCGGTGGACGCGGAACAGACGGGTTACGACACGGCGGACGGTTTCGGCGACGAAGGCAAGAACCTGCTCGGCCTGATCCAGACCGTCGCGCTGATGTCGATGCTCGAAGGCAAGGACGAAGATCCGGATGCGGTGCGGCTCTCAACGGTGCATGCGTCGAAGGGGCTTGAGTATCCGCACGTGTTTCTGGTGGGCGTGGAGGAAGGCATCATGCCGCATCGCGGCGGCTCGGACGACGACGCGCCCATCGACGGTGCGCGCATCGAGGAAGAGCGGCGGCTGATGTATGTGGCGATCACGCGGGCGCAGCGCAGTCTGCATCTGAACTGGTGCAAGAAGCGCAAGCGCGCACGGGAGACGGTGGTGTGCGAGCCGTCGCGCTTCATTCCCGAGATGCTGCTCGACGATGCGCCGCCGCCCACGCCGGAGGAAGCGCCGCTCTCGCCCAAGGATCGCATGGCGATGCTCAAGGCGATGCTGCAAAAGACCTGA
- a CDS encoding c-type cytochrome: protein MSEAPHGAPIKTPGQLIAAIIAGFGIPVAIIILLAVYVNNATRTGAGTDLEASVKERIAPSAQVDVRDANAPRVFKTGEEVYKAVCSACHAAGTAGAPKFGDAGAWAPRISEGYDTLLHNALNGKGAMPARGGTSPDDYSDFEIARAVVYMANNGGGKFAEPAQPAPGAAANAAASAPAAGAAPAEGDSGAAAAAGGANANENAQAAAAVAALASVPQAAAPAAGAQSADAAQAGKALYEQVCQACHAAGVLGAPKFGDKAAWAPRLKEPMETVYNYALKGKGAMPPKGGSNASDADVKAAVDYMANAAK, encoded by the coding sequence ATGAGCGAAGCACCCCACGGAGCCCCGATCAAGACACCCGGCCAACTCATCGCCGCCATCATCGCGGGCTTCGGTATTCCGGTCGCCATCATCATCCTGCTCGCGGTCTACGTGAACAACGCGACGCGCACCGGCGCCGGCACCGATCTCGAAGCCTCCGTGAAGGAGCGCATCGCACCGTCCGCCCAGGTCGACGTCCGCGACGCCAACGCGCCGCGCGTCTTCAAGACCGGCGAGGAAGTCTACAAAGCCGTGTGCTCGGCCTGTCACGCGGCAGGAACGGCGGGCGCACCCAAATTCGGCGATGCCGGCGCCTGGGCCCCGCGCATCAGCGAAGGCTACGACACGCTCCTGCACAACGCGCTCAACGGCAAGGGGGCGATGCCCGCACGCGGCGGCACGAGCCCCGACGACTACAGCGACTTCGAAATCGCGCGCGCTGTCGTCTATATGGCGAACAACGGCGGCGGCAAATTCGCGGAACCGGCACAACCCGCGCCGGGCGCGGCGGCAAATGCGGCGGCATCGGCACCGGCGGCGGGAGCAGCGCCTGCGGAAGGCGATTCAGGCGCCGCAGCCGCAGCGGGCGGCGCGAACGCCAATGAAAACGCGCAGGCCGCGGCAGCGGTGGCCGCCCTGGCATCCGTGCCGCAGGCGGCAGCGCCCGCCGCAGGCGCGCAAAGCGCCGACGCCGCTCAAGCCGGCAAGGCGCTCTACGAGCAAGTCTGCCAGGCGTGTCACGCGGCAGGCGTGCTCGGTGCGCCGAAGTTCGGCGACAAGGCCGCATGGGCACCGCGTCTGAAAGAGCCGATGGAGACCGTCTACAACTACGCGCTCAAAGGCAAGGGCGCGATGCCGCCGAAGGGCGGATCGAACGCATCGGACGCGGACGTGAAAGCCGCCGTCGATTACATGGCGAACGCGGCGAAGTAA
- a CDS encoding aromatic ring-hydroxylating oxygenase subunit alpha, with product MSDQTPSTSLMAEWLPVCNSDDVPAGGARGFIVADERIVVWRDSLGAAHVWRDYCPHRGAQLSLGAVMRDQIVCPYHGWSYDIEGQCLRIPSNPSLRPPKRACATTFVSDEKYGVVWMCFGEPAYPLDFFPEAAIPGGRRINLAPQTVRSSAPRVVENFLDMAHFSFVHVGILGEHAHTEVPDYEVRERAGGLEARQCRYWQPAGIPGQSGAMMDYVYRVKRPLIASLTKMASGGQGALHIMLAASPVTQTETRAWLVSIHEDDTTHSDQELYDFNMEILLQDTPIVESQWPKCLPLDLDVELHQRCDRMAVAYRRWLAGMGFGYGTVA from the coding sequence ATGTCCGATCAAACTCCTTCGACTTCCCTGATGGCCGAATGGCTGCCGGTCTGCAACAGCGACGACGTGCCGGCTGGCGGGGCGCGTGGCTTCATCGTCGCGGATGAGCGGATCGTCGTGTGGCGCGACAGTCTCGGCGCGGCGCATGTGTGGCGCGATTACTGTCCGCATCGTGGCGCGCAACTGTCGCTCGGTGCCGTGATGCGCGACCAGATCGTGTGTCCGTATCACGGCTGGAGTTACGACATCGAGGGGCAGTGTTTGCGGATTCCGTCGAATCCGTCGTTGCGTCCGCCGAAGCGCGCGTGCGCGACGACGTTCGTCAGCGATGAAAAATACGGCGTCGTGTGGATGTGTTTCGGCGAGCCTGCTTATCCGCTCGACTTCTTTCCCGAAGCCGCGATTCCCGGCGGCCGGCGCATCAATCTCGCGCCGCAGACCGTGAGGTCGTCGGCGCCGCGCGTCGTCGAAAATTTTCTGGATATGGCGCACTTTTCGTTCGTGCATGTCGGGATTCTGGGCGAGCATGCGCACACGGAAGTGCCGGATTACGAAGTGCGCGAGCGCGCGGGCGGACTGGAGGCGCGGCAGTGCCGATACTGGCAACCCGCGGGCATTCCGGGGCAGAGCGGCGCGATGATGGACTACGTGTATCGCGTGAAGCGGCCGTTGATTGCGAGTCTCACGAAGATGGCGTCAGGCGGGCAGGGCGCGTTGCACATCATGCTGGCGGCGTCGCCGGTGACGCAGACGGAGACGCGCGCGTGGCTCGTGTCCATTCACGAGGACGACACGACGCATTCCGATCAGGAGCTTTACGACTTCAACATGGAGATTCTGTTGCAGGACACGCCGATCGTGGAATCGCAATGGCCGAAGTGTCTGCCGCTCGATCTCGATGTGGAGTTGCATCAGAGGTGTGACCGGATGGCGGTGGCTTATAGGAGATGGTTGGCGGGGATGGGGTTTGGGTACGGGACAGTTGCGTGA
- a CDS encoding GGDEF domain-containing protein encodes MEQAHQPARRAYAFAWSEHRNPEREQATLRVWMGAAVLLAYGVFEWLHPSHDASLVTRFVASYVAYGAMTLLIVSRMSAPSITRLTVTTIADQTILGLALAAGGVIALPLLWVVFWFLIGSGCRYGKRTLAVSCATALAIVIALAIGQPWWHANLPAAIGLGLSVLGISVYLSVLVDRLGNANRILARQASTDPLTGLSNRYALEQIVDRAMSTHATHDTQATALLLIDLDGFKEVNDTYGHAVGDMLLQAFAQSLAKRMRQSDTIARLGGDEFVVLAHQVRDRTAVLAVADTIHAVLSTITSVQERPVSVSASIGACQLSSASAARQTDMTAVLRAADRAMYRAKSLGEGKTIFAETRDFETN; translated from the coding sequence ATGGAGCAGGCGCATCAACCGGCACGCCGGGCTTATGCCTTCGCATGGTCCGAGCACCGGAATCCCGAGCGCGAGCAAGCCACGCTCAGAGTCTGGATGGGCGCCGCGGTTCTTCTGGCGTATGGCGTCTTCGAATGGCTGCACCCGTCGCACGATGCGTCTTTGGTCACGCGCTTCGTCGCATCGTATGTGGCTTACGGGGCGATGACATTGCTCATAGTGAGCCGCATGAGCGCGCCGTCGATCACGCGTCTCACCGTCACGACCATCGCCGATCAAACGATTCTCGGGCTCGCGCTCGCGGCCGGCGGTGTGATTGCGTTGCCGCTGCTGTGGGTCGTGTTCTGGTTTCTGATCGGCTCGGGTTGCCGCTATGGCAAGCGCACGCTCGCGGTTTCGTGCGCGACGGCACTCGCCATCGTGATCGCGCTCGCAATCGGGCAGCCGTGGTGGCACGCGAATCTCCCCGCCGCCATCGGGCTGGGGCTGAGCGTGCTGGGAATATCGGTGTATCTGAGCGTGCTCGTCGACCGGCTCGGCAACGCGAACCGCATTCTCGCGCGCCAGGCATCGACCGATCCGCTCACGGGATTATCCAACCGGTACGCGCTCGAACAGATCGTCGATCGCGCGATGAGCACGCACGCAACCCACGACACTCAAGCCACCGCGCTGCTGCTGATCGATCTCGACGGCTTCAAGGAAGTGAACGATACCTACGGGCACGCCGTCGGCGACATGCTGCTGCAGGCCTTCGCGCAATCGCTCGCGAAGCGCATGCGCCAGTCGGACACCATTGCGCGTCTGGGCGGCGACGAGTTCGTCGTGCTCGCGCATCAGGTGCGCGACCGGACGGCGGTGCTGGCCGTGGCCGACACCATCCATGCCGTGCTGAGCACGATCACGTCGGTGCAGGAGCGGCCGGTGTCGGTATCGGCGAGCATCGGCGCGTGCCAGCTTTCCAGCGCGAGCGCCGCGCGTCAGACCGACATGACCGCCGTGCTGCGCGCCGCCGACCGCGCCATGTATCGCGCGAAAAGTCTCGGCGAAGGGAAAACCATCTTCGCCGAAACGCGCGACTTCGAAACGAACTAA